One genomic region from Drosophila subpulchrella strain 33 F10 #4 breed RU33 chromosome 2R, RU_Dsub_v1.1 Primary Assembly, whole genome shotgun sequence encodes:
- the LOC119552065 gene encoding GPI ethanolamine phosphate transferase 3, with amino-acid sequence MNLTYVFVLIWLAFLISSGVLLFSRGFLLARVSKTETSTCRRLSTNPNAEYVLTDEVVNEIFKDVNASSNLCLPQKSKVIVLVVDALKYEFGLYKENVTDPLPYENKLVVLQELLQQSPDHARLMRFRADPPTTTLQRLKGLTTGSLPTFIDIGSNFASPEINEDNVIDQIVKSDLPLVFLGDSTWTDLYPRRFKRSYSYPSFDIFDLDSVDNQILKHLPKELASDDWQVLVAHFLGVDHCGHKHGPMHEEMARKLGEMNEMIRTVVAAMDNDTTLLVMGDHGMTASGDHGGDTDDETNALLFAYSKQHRFYGNDSGSDSEMLQQIDLVPTLATILGVPIPYSNLGLVNFNIVPDLQVPHLNKFQTLLLHSWQNAQQIYRYFFQYALENKRTFNVDQMDQLETEFILLTHRVQTVYNEVAYRSFVRDLNTNLRDILGTCREIWVRFDPTQMSHGLLFTFLPLFFIFLLVNNSRPADYAHIFKAKEVFYTYLINLAAGVFGYRYFKTFSFKTEEHGVIFFTALSSAVILVFHTLRHWTNIATNWAAVKRFGHMPTRLLLFASMGVFFSNSFVIQEAKILSYLLAASIFLLSYELLRLSARLDFRTKFKASQFLRSTALRLILASFLAICLIRFAYTLFRCREEQGNCSDFANSGGAGFSIKKPGTGKTYILAVVVLVVYTTLTRLYLRSCGNLTGNSPNVLLARYGPTVASICAGGHVLLANSSIKNIQRTHIDAMALVIYGLLLLQIIVVSWAPLMTFVLPPRSSHTVTINGSESIVPEIFRKMKRMYEGDDDERPNQIPVVYGLATVYSSIVIAFGVFLALVMIVLLEPRASIGLVVCVAVGAILLSVHGILRYRTASSFESCVQPTFTALVGWFLLAHFCFFATSHQTTLSQIEWRAAFVGRTTGIGQSNIISGALVILNTFCGPIFFFCMYSLLNTETFSLFALFPNLIRSCKSGGKADATTSLSDLANEAVGFDMTRGELTLYEYEDVFLGAGFKLANQFFMLQGLKIFCAMMACTIHCRHLMVWKIFAPRFIYEALATFVSLPALIVGYLLVLRIHRAVDTLIKRINKTKVH; translated from the exons ATGAACTTGACGTATGTGTTCGTGCTCATTTGGCTGGCCTTCCTCATTAGCAGCGGAGTGCTGCTCTTCTCGCGGGGATTCCTATTGGCCCGGGTGTCCAAAACGGAGACGAGCACCTGCCGTCGATTGTCCACGAATCCCAATGCA GAGTACGTGCTCACCGACGAGGTTGTGAACGAGATCTTCAAGGATGTCAACGCCTCCTCCAATCTGTGTCTTCCGCAGAAGTCAAAGGTCATTGTCCTGGTTGTGGATGCCCTGAAATACGAGTTCGGCCTGTACAAGGAGAACGTTACTGATCCTTTGCCCTATGAAAACAAGCTGGTGGTGCTGCAGGAGCTGTTGCAGCAGAGTCCTGACCATGCCCGCCTCATGAGATTCCGTGCAGATCCGCCTACAACCACGTTGCAGCGCTTGAAAGGATTGACCACCGGCAGTCTGCCCACCTTCATAGACATTGGCTCGAACTTTGCCTCGCCGGAGATCAACGAGGACAATGTCATCGATCAGATAGTCAAGAGCGATCTGCCGCTGGTCTTCCTGGGCGATAGCACCTGGACAGATCTGTACCCGCGACGCTTCAAGCGATCCTACTCCTATCCCAGCTTCGATATATTCGATCTGGACAGCGTGGACAATCAGATATTGAAGCATCTGCCCAAGGAGCTGGCCAGCGATGACTGGCAGGTGCTGGTGGCCCACTTCCTGGGCGTGGATCACTGCGGACACAAGCACGGACCCATGCACGAGGAAATGGCGCGCAAGTTGGGAGAGATGAATGAGATGATAAG AACCGTGGTGGCGGCAATGGACAACGACACCACCCTATTGGTGATGGGCGACCATGGAATGACGGCATCCGGCGACCATGGCGGCGACACCGATGACGAAACCAATGCCCTGCTGTTTGCCTACTCCAAGCAGCACAGATTCTATGGCAATGATTCGGGCTCAGATAGCGAAATGCTGCAGCAG ATTGATCTGGTCCCCACCCTGGCGACCATACTTGGCGTCCCAATACCCTACTCCAATCTGGGTCTGGTCAACTTTAACATTGTGCCCGATTTGCAAGTGCCGCACTTGAACAAGTTCCAAACACTTCTGCTGCATTCCTGGCAGAATGCCCAGCAGATCTATCGGTACTTCTTCCAGTACGCTTTGGAGAACAAGCGCACCTTTAATGTGGACCAGATGGACCAATTGGAGACCGAGTTCATACTGCTCACCCACCGAGTGCAAACTGTTTACAACGAGGTTGCCTACAGGTCCTTTGTGAGGGATTTGAACACGAATCTGCGGGATATCCTGGGCACCTGCCGTGAGATCTGGGTTAGGTTCGATCCCACGCAGATGTCGCACGGTCTGCTCTTCACCTTCCTGCCCTTGTTCTTTATCTTCCTGCTGGTGAACAACTCGCGTCCGGCGGACTATGCGCACATTTTTAAAGCCAAAGAAGTATTCTACACATACCTCATCAACTTGGCCGCTGGAGTCTTTGGATACCGCTACTTTAAGACATTCTCCTTCAAGACGGAGGAGCATGGAGTGATCTTCTTCACGGCCTTGTCCAGTGCTGTGATCTTGGTTTTCCACACGCTGCGCCACTGGACCAACATTGCCACCAACTGGGCGGCGGTGAAGAGGTTCGGACACATGCCCACGAGGCTGCTGCTCTTCGCATCCATGGGTGTGTTCTTCTCGAACAGCTTCGTCATTCAGGAGGCCAAGATCTTGTCCTATCTTTTGGCGGCATCCATTTTCCTGCTCTCTTACGAACTCCTGCGGCTAAGTGCTCGCTTAGATTTCAGGACGAAGTTCAAGGCCTCCCAGTTTCTGCGCTCCACTGCCTTGAGACTGATCCTGGCCAGCTTCTTGGCTATATGCTTAATACGCTTTGCCTACACACTATTCCGATGTCGCGAAGAGCAAGGCAATTGTTCGGACTTTGCTAACAGCGGCGGAGCAGGATTCTCGATCAAGAAGCCGGGGACGGGCAAGACCTACATCCTTGCCGTCGTGGTACTCGTAGTGTACACCACCCTCACACGATTGTATCTGAGATCCTGCGGAAATCTAACTGGTAACTCGCCAAACGTATTGCTGGCTCGCTATGGACCTACAGTGGCCTCGATCTGCGCCGGCGGCCACGTGTTGCTCGCCAACAGCTCCATCAAGAACATCCAGCGCACGCACATCGATGCCATGGCTCTGGTTATCTACGGTCTGCTGTTGCTGCAGATCATAGTAGTTTCCTGGGCTCCGCTGATGACCTTTGTGCTGCCTCCCAGGAGTTCACATACTGTGACGATCAACGGAAGCGAGAGCATTGTGCCGGAGATCTTCAGGAAGATGAAACGCATGTACGAGGGCGATGACGACGAGAGGCCAAATCAGATCCCGGTGGTATATGGATTGGCAACCGTTTACTCATCCATCGTCATTGCCTTTGGCGTCTTCCTGGCTTTGGTGATGATTGTTCTCCTGGAACCGCGTGCTTCCATCGGCTTGGTTGTTTGTGTGGCCGTGGGAGCTATCCTGCTCAGTGTGCACGGTATATTGCGTTATCGAACTGCCAGTAGTTTTG AGAGCTGTGTCCAGCCCACTTTTACGGCCCTGGTTGGCTGGTTCCTGCTGGCCCATTTTTGCTTCTTTGCCACCTCGCATCAGACCACGCTGTCGCAGATTGAGTGGCGTGCTGCCTTTGTCGGCCGCACCACTGGCATTGGCCAGTCAAATATTATATCTGGCGCCCTGGTCATTCTAAACACCTTTTGCGGACCTATTTTCTTCTTCTGTATGTACTCTCTGCTCAATACAGAGACCTTTTCCCTGTTCGCTCTGTTCCCCAACCTCATCCGAAGCTGCAAGAGTGGTGGCAAAGCGGATGCGACCACTTCGCTGTCGGATTTGGCCAATGAGGCGGTTGGCTTTGACATGACAAGGGGCGAACTGACTTTGTACGAGTACGAGGATGTTTTCCTGGGAGCTGGTTTCAAGCTGGCCAACCAGTTCTTCATGCTTCAGGGACTCAAG ATTTTCTGTGCCATGATGGCCTGCACCATTCATTGCCGTCACCTGATGGTGTGGAAGATATTTGCGCCGCGATTCATCTACGAGGCCCTAGCTACTTTCGTCAGCCTGCCCGCCCTGATTGTGGGCTATCTTCTGGTGCTCCGCATCCACCGTGCTGTGGACACCCTCATTAAGCGCATCAACAAGACCAAGGTCCACTAG
- the LOC119552066 gene encoding TRPL translocation defect protein 14 isoform X3 — MATLLSNGQQSVMATSNGQEQQQQQDEPEQQQVEIRKSSSPKPGAMPNLKLNRMGSVSPKDKRVYKIVLTGGPCGGKTTGQSRLCTFFENLGWKVFRVPETATVLLSGGVKFSDLTEKEAYKFQENLIRTMVQIENTYFELGNSSTRNCLIICDRGVMDASAYISKDKWEKMMAGNKWNPVEMRDNRYNQILHLVSAANGAEDFYSTENRKRHYQDHACRSEGVDLARELDYKSAAAWVGHPYFDVIDNSTNFEAKMNRMIESVCQKVGIDIGDRLQATSRKLKYLVALLPPDSEFPPFQDFDVVHHYLQSAGPKVQARLRKRGQKSHWSYIHTQRRPNVHGQARIEVKTQLTHRDYMNLLAQRDDAHFTIYKKRRCFLINNQYFQLDIYKEPGHPRCKGLVLLETYSSLTGEALKNCMPKFLNIVKEVTGDPDYSMFNLSLKEDWSTTKKFCRSATHVKGAANGVSSTPLLLNGQ; from the exons ATGGCCACCCTCCTCAGCAACGGCCAGCAGTCGGTGATGGCCACCAGTAATGgtcaggagcagcagcagcagcaggacgAACCGGAGCAACAGCAGGTCGAGATCAGGAAGTCCAGCTCACCGAAGCCAGGCGCCATGCCCAACTTGAAGCTCAACAGGATGGGTTCAGTGTCCCCGAAAGATAAACGCGTCTACAAAATCGTCCTAACTGGCG GGCCCTGTGGCGGCAAGACGACGGGACAGTCCCGGTTGTGCACCTTCTTCGAGAACCTTGGATGGAAG gtaTTCCGCGTGCCTGAAACGGCCACTGTTTTACTCAG TGGCGGCGTGAAGTTCTCCGATCTAACCGAGAAAGAGG CCTACAAGTTCCAGGAGAATCTGATCCGCACCATGGTGCAAATTGAGAACACCTACTTTGAGCTCGGCAACTCGAGCACCCGCAACTGTCTGATAATCTGCGATCGCGGCGTTATGGATGCCAGTGCAT ACATATCAAAGGATAAGTGGGAAAAGATGATGGCGGGCAACAAGTGGAATCCCGTGGAAATGCGAGACAATCGCTACAACCAGATACTTCATCTGGTCTCCGCGGCCAACGGCGCCGAGGACTTTTACTCCACAGAG AACAGAAAGCGCCACTATCAG GACCACGCCTGCCGCTCGGAAGGCGTTGATTTGGCCAGGGAACTGGACTACAAGTCTGCGGCAGCCTGGGTCGGCCATCCCTACTTCGATGTGATCGACAACTCCACCAACTTCGAGGCCAAAATGAATCGCATGATTGAGTCAGTCTGCCAGAAAGTCGGCATAGACATTGGCGATCGTTTGCAGGCCACATCGCGCAAGCTGAAATATTTAG TTGCCCTTCTGCCGCCAGACAGCGAGTTTCCGCCCTTCCAGGACTTTGATGTGGTGCATCATTATCTGCAATCCGCCGGACCCAAGGTGCAGGCTCGCCTTCGCAAGCGCGGGCAGAAAAGCCACTGGAGCTACATCCACACGCAACGGCGTCCCAATGTCCACGGGCAGGCCCGCATTGAGGTGAAGACCCAGCTGACGCATCGCGACTACATGAACCTGCTGGCCCAGCGCGACGATGCCCACTTCACCATCTATAAGAAGCGCCGCTGCTTCCTGATCAACAACCAATATTTCCAGCTGGACATATACAAGGAGCCCGGCCACCCACG CTGCAAGGGATTGGTGCTGCTGGAAACGTATTCATCGCTCACGGGCGAAGCCCTGAAGAACTGCATGCCCAAGTTCCTGAATATTGTAAAGGAAGTGACCGGTGATCCGGACTACTCCATGTTTAACCTGTCCCTCAAGGAGGACTGGAGCACCACCAAGAAGTTCTGCCGGTCGGCGACGCACG TTAAGGGCGCCGCTAACGGAGTCTCGAGCACGCCGTTGCTCCTCAATGGTCAGTAG
- the LOC119552066 gene encoding TRPL translocation defect protein 14 isoform X2, whose translation MATLLSNGQQSVMATSNGQEQQQQQDEPEQQQVEIRKSSSPKPGAMPNLKLNRMGSVSPKDKRVYKIVLTGGPCGGKTTGQSRLCTFFENLGWKVFRVPETATVLLSGGVKFSDLTEKEDPPTPTTFVYKDLPFAAPEHSLIDLTASCPRCLAKAASRPNGSEAYKFQENLIRTMVQIENTYFELGNSSTRNCLIICDRGVMDASAYISKDKWEKMMAGNKWNPVEMRDNRYNQILHLVSAANGAEDFYSTEDHACRSEGVDLARELDYKSAAAWVGHPYFDVIDNSTNFEAKMNRMIESVCQKVGIDIGDRLQATSRKLKYLVALLPPDSEFPPFQDFDVVHHYLQSAGPKVQARLRKRGQKSHWSYIHTQRRPNVHGQARIEVKTQLTHRDYMNLLAQRDDAHFTIYKKRRCFLINNQYFQLDIYKEPGHPRCKGLVLLETYSSLTGEALKNCMPKFLNIVKEVTGDPDYSMFNLSLKEDWSTTKKFCRSATHVKGAANGVSSTPLLLNGQ comes from the exons ATGGCCACCCTCCTCAGCAACGGCCAGCAGTCGGTGATGGCCACCAGTAATGgtcaggagcagcagcagcagcaggacgAACCGGAGCAACAGCAGGTCGAGATCAGGAAGTCCAGCTCACCGAAGCCAGGCGCCATGCCCAACTTGAAGCTCAACAGGATGGGTTCAGTGTCCCCGAAAGATAAACGCGTCTACAAAATCGTCCTAACTGGCG GGCCCTGTGGCGGCAAGACGACGGGACAGTCCCGGTTGTGCACCTTCTTCGAGAACCTTGGATGGAAG gtaTTCCGCGTGCCTGAAACGGCCACTGTTTTACTCAG TGGCGGCGTGAAGTTCTCCGATCTAACCGAGAAAGAGG ACCCGCCCACGCCAACCACGTTCGTTTACAAAGATCTGCCCTTCGCCGCTCCGGAGCACAGTCTCATCGACCTAACCGCATCCTGTCCGCGCTGCTTGGCCAAGGCTGCGTCGCGGCCCAATGGCAGCGAAG CCTACAAGTTCCAGGAGAATCTGATCCGCACCATGGTGCAAATTGAGAACACCTACTTTGAGCTCGGCAACTCGAGCACCCGCAACTGTCTGATAATCTGCGATCGCGGCGTTATGGATGCCAGTGCAT ACATATCAAAGGATAAGTGGGAAAAGATGATGGCGGGCAACAAGTGGAATCCCGTGGAAATGCGAGACAATCGCTACAACCAGATACTTCATCTGGTCTCCGCGGCCAACGGCGCCGAGGACTTTTACTCCACAGAG GACCACGCCTGCCGCTCGGAAGGCGTTGATTTGGCCAGGGAACTGGACTACAAGTCTGCGGCAGCCTGGGTCGGCCATCCCTACTTCGATGTGATCGACAACTCCACCAACTTCGAGGCCAAAATGAATCGCATGATTGAGTCAGTCTGCCAGAAAGTCGGCATAGACATTGGCGATCGTTTGCAGGCCACATCGCGCAAGCTGAAATATTTAG TTGCCCTTCTGCCGCCAGACAGCGAGTTTCCGCCCTTCCAGGACTTTGATGTGGTGCATCATTATCTGCAATCCGCCGGACCCAAGGTGCAGGCTCGCCTTCGCAAGCGCGGGCAGAAAAGCCACTGGAGCTACATCCACACGCAACGGCGTCCCAATGTCCACGGGCAGGCCCGCATTGAGGTGAAGACCCAGCTGACGCATCGCGACTACATGAACCTGCTGGCCCAGCGCGACGATGCCCACTTCACCATCTATAAGAAGCGCCGCTGCTTCCTGATCAACAACCAATATTTCCAGCTGGACATATACAAGGAGCCCGGCCACCCACG CTGCAAGGGATTGGTGCTGCTGGAAACGTATTCATCGCTCACGGGCGAAGCCCTGAAGAACTGCATGCCCAAGTTCCTGAATATTGTAAAGGAAGTGACCGGTGATCCGGACTACTCCATGTTTAACCTGTCCCTCAAGGAGGACTGGAGCACCACCAAGAAGTTCTGCCGGTCGGCGACGCACG TTAAGGGCGCCGCTAACGGAGTCTCGAGCACGCCGTTGCTCCTCAATGGTCAGTAG
- the LOC119552066 gene encoding TRPL translocation defect protein 14 isoform X1, which yields MATLLSNGQQSVMATSNGQEQQQQQDEPEQQQVEIRKSSSPKPGAMPNLKLNRMGSVSPKDKRVYKIVLTGGPCGGKTTGQSRLCTFFENLGWKVFRVPETATVLLSGGVKFSDLTEKEDPPTPTTFVYKDLPFAAPEHSLIDLTASCPRCLAKAASRPNGSEAYKFQENLIRTMVQIENTYFELGNSSTRNCLIICDRGVMDASAYISKDKWEKMMAGNKWNPVEMRDNRYNQILHLVSAANGAEDFYSTENRKRHYQDHACRSEGVDLARELDYKSAAAWVGHPYFDVIDNSTNFEAKMNRMIESVCQKVGIDIGDRLQATSRKLKYLVALLPPDSEFPPFQDFDVVHHYLQSAGPKVQARLRKRGQKSHWSYIHTQRRPNVHGQARIEVKTQLTHRDYMNLLAQRDDAHFTIYKKRRCFLINNQYFQLDIYKEPGHPRCKGLVLLETYSSLTGEALKNCMPKFLNIVKEVTGDPDYSMFNLSLKEDWSTTKKFCRSATHVKGAANGVSSTPLLLNGQ from the exons ATGGCCACCCTCCTCAGCAACGGCCAGCAGTCGGTGATGGCCACCAGTAATGgtcaggagcagcagcagcagcaggacgAACCGGAGCAACAGCAGGTCGAGATCAGGAAGTCCAGCTCACCGAAGCCAGGCGCCATGCCCAACTTGAAGCTCAACAGGATGGGTTCAGTGTCCCCGAAAGATAAACGCGTCTACAAAATCGTCCTAACTGGCG GGCCCTGTGGCGGCAAGACGACGGGACAGTCCCGGTTGTGCACCTTCTTCGAGAACCTTGGATGGAAG gtaTTCCGCGTGCCTGAAACGGCCACTGTTTTACTCAG TGGCGGCGTGAAGTTCTCCGATCTAACCGAGAAAGAGG ACCCGCCCACGCCAACCACGTTCGTTTACAAAGATCTGCCCTTCGCCGCTCCGGAGCACAGTCTCATCGACCTAACCGCATCCTGTCCGCGCTGCTTGGCCAAGGCTGCGTCGCGGCCCAATGGCAGCGAAG CCTACAAGTTCCAGGAGAATCTGATCCGCACCATGGTGCAAATTGAGAACACCTACTTTGAGCTCGGCAACTCGAGCACCCGCAACTGTCTGATAATCTGCGATCGCGGCGTTATGGATGCCAGTGCAT ACATATCAAAGGATAAGTGGGAAAAGATGATGGCGGGCAACAAGTGGAATCCCGTGGAAATGCGAGACAATCGCTACAACCAGATACTTCATCTGGTCTCCGCGGCCAACGGCGCCGAGGACTTTTACTCCACAGAG AACAGAAAGCGCCACTATCAG GACCACGCCTGCCGCTCGGAAGGCGTTGATTTGGCCAGGGAACTGGACTACAAGTCTGCGGCAGCCTGGGTCGGCCATCCCTACTTCGATGTGATCGACAACTCCACCAACTTCGAGGCCAAAATGAATCGCATGATTGAGTCAGTCTGCCAGAAAGTCGGCATAGACATTGGCGATCGTTTGCAGGCCACATCGCGCAAGCTGAAATATTTAG TTGCCCTTCTGCCGCCAGACAGCGAGTTTCCGCCCTTCCAGGACTTTGATGTGGTGCATCATTATCTGCAATCCGCCGGACCCAAGGTGCAGGCTCGCCTTCGCAAGCGCGGGCAGAAAAGCCACTGGAGCTACATCCACACGCAACGGCGTCCCAATGTCCACGGGCAGGCCCGCATTGAGGTGAAGACCCAGCTGACGCATCGCGACTACATGAACCTGCTGGCCCAGCGCGACGATGCCCACTTCACCATCTATAAGAAGCGCCGCTGCTTCCTGATCAACAACCAATATTTCCAGCTGGACATATACAAGGAGCCCGGCCACCCACG CTGCAAGGGATTGGTGCTGCTGGAAACGTATTCATCGCTCACGGGCGAAGCCCTGAAGAACTGCATGCCCAAGTTCCTGAATATTGTAAAGGAAGTGACCGGTGATCCGGACTACTCCATGTTTAACCTGTCCCTCAAGGAGGACTGGAGCACCACCAAGAAGTTCTGCCGGTCGGCGACGCACG TTAAGGGCGCCGCTAACGGAGTCTCGAGCACGCCGTTGCTCCTCAATGGTCAGTAG
- the LOC119552066 gene encoding TRPL translocation defect protein 14 isoform X5, with product MATLLSNGQQSVMATSNGQEQQQQQDEPEQQQVEIRKSSSPKPGAMPNLKLNRMGSVSPKDKRVYKIVLTGGPCGGKTTGQSRLCTFFENLGWKVFRVPETATVLLSGGVKFSDLTEKEAYKFQENLIRTMVQIENTYFELGNSSTRNCLIICDRGVMDASAYISKDKWEKMMAGNKWNPVEMRDNRYNQILHLVSAANGAEDFYSTEDHACRSEGVDLARELDYKSAAAWVGHPYFDVIDNSTNFEAKMNRMIESVCQKVGIDIGDRLQATSRKLKYLVALLPPDSEFPPFQDFDVVHHYLQSAGPKVQARLRKRGQKSHWSYIHTQRRPNVHGQARIEVKTQLTHRDYMNLLAQRDDAHFTIYKKRRCFLINNQYFQLDIYKEPGHPRCKGLVLLETYSSLTGEALKNCMPKFLNIVKEVTGDPDYSMFNLSLKEDWSTTKKFCRSATHVKGAANGVSSTPLLLNGQ from the exons ATGGCCACCCTCCTCAGCAACGGCCAGCAGTCGGTGATGGCCACCAGTAATGgtcaggagcagcagcagcagcaggacgAACCGGAGCAACAGCAGGTCGAGATCAGGAAGTCCAGCTCACCGAAGCCAGGCGCCATGCCCAACTTGAAGCTCAACAGGATGGGTTCAGTGTCCCCGAAAGATAAACGCGTCTACAAAATCGTCCTAACTGGCG GGCCCTGTGGCGGCAAGACGACGGGACAGTCCCGGTTGTGCACCTTCTTCGAGAACCTTGGATGGAAG gtaTTCCGCGTGCCTGAAACGGCCACTGTTTTACTCAG TGGCGGCGTGAAGTTCTCCGATCTAACCGAGAAAGAGG CCTACAAGTTCCAGGAGAATCTGATCCGCACCATGGTGCAAATTGAGAACACCTACTTTGAGCTCGGCAACTCGAGCACCCGCAACTGTCTGATAATCTGCGATCGCGGCGTTATGGATGCCAGTGCAT ACATATCAAAGGATAAGTGGGAAAAGATGATGGCGGGCAACAAGTGGAATCCCGTGGAAATGCGAGACAATCGCTACAACCAGATACTTCATCTGGTCTCCGCGGCCAACGGCGCCGAGGACTTTTACTCCACAGAG GACCACGCCTGCCGCTCGGAAGGCGTTGATTTGGCCAGGGAACTGGACTACAAGTCTGCGGCAGCCTGGGTCGGCCATCCCTACTTCGATGTGATCGACAACTCCACCAACTTCGAGGCCAAAATGAATCGCATGATTGAGTCAGTCTGCCAGAAAGTCGGCATAGACATTGGCGATCGTTTGCAGGCCACATCGCGCAAGCTGAAATATTTAG TTGCCCTTCTGCCGCCAGACAGCGAGTTTCCGCCCTTCCAGGACTTTGATGTGGTGCATCATTATCTGCAATCCGCCGGACCCAAGGTGCAGGCTCGCCTTCGCAAGCGCGGGCAGAAAAGCCACTGGAGCTACATCCACACGCAACGGCGTCCCAATGTCCACGGGCAGGCCCGCATTGAGGTGAAGACCCAGCTGACGCATCGCGACTACATGAACCTGCTGGCCCAGCGCGACGATGCCCACTTCACCATCTATAAGAAGCGCCGCTGCTTCCTGATCAACAACCAATATTTCCAGCTGGACATATACAAGGAGCCCGGCCACCCACG CTGCAAGGGATTGGTGCTGCTGGAAACGTATTCATCGCTCACGGGCGAAGCCCTGAAGAACTGCATGCCCAAGTTCCTGAATATTGTAAAGGAAGTGACCGGTGATCCGGACTACTCCATGTTTAACCTGTCCCTCAAGGAGGACTGGAGCACCACCAAGAAGTTCTGCCGGTCGGCGACGCACG TTAAGGGCGCCGCTAACGGAGTCTCGAGCACGCCGTTGCTCCTCAATGGTCAGTAG
- the LOC119552066 gene encoding TRPL translocation defect protein 14 isoform X4 yields MATLLSNGQQSVMATSNGQEQQQQQDEPEQQQVEIRKSSSPKPGAMPNLKLNRMGSVSPKDKRVYKIVLTGGPCGGKTTGQSRLCTFFENLGWKVFRVPETATVLLSGGVKFSDLTEKEAYKFQENLIRTMVQIENTYFELGNSSTRNCLIICDRGVMDASAYISKDKWEKMMAGNKWNPVEMRDNRYNQILHLVSAANGAEDFYSTEDHACRSEGVDLARELDYKSAAAWVGHPYFDVIDNSTNFEAKMNRMIESVCQKVGIDIGDRLQATSRKLKYLVALLPPDSEFPPFQDFDVVHHYLQSAGPKVQARLRKRGQKSHWSYIHTQRRPNVHGQARIEVKTQLTHRDYMNLLAQRDDAHFTIYKKRRCFLINNQYFQLDIYKEPGHPRCKGLVLLETYSSLTGEALKNCMPKFLNIVKEVTGDPDYSMFNLSLKEDWSTTKKFCRSATHGKQDQQLPEPPKQYHPYDENSD; encoded by the exons ATGGCCACCCTCCTCAGCAACGGCCAGCAGTCGGTGATGGCCACCAGTAATGgtcaggagcagcagcagcagcaggacgAACCGGAGCAACAGCAGGTCGAGATCAGGAAGTCCAGCTCACCGAAGCCAGGCGCCATGCCCAACTTGAAGCTCAACAGGATGGGTTCAGTGTCCCCGAAAGATAAACGCGTCTACAAAATCGTCCTAACTGGCG GGCCCTGTGGCGGCAAGACGACGGGACAGTCCCGGTTGTGCACCTTCTTCGAGAACCTTGGATGGAAG gtaTTCCGCGTGCCTGAAACGGCCACTGTTTTACTCAG TGGCGGCGTGAAGTTCTCCGATCTAACCGAGAAAGAGG CCTACAAGTTCCAGGAGAATCTGATCCGCACCATGGTGCAAATTGAGAACACCTACTTTGAGCTCGGCAACTCGAGCACCCGCAACTGTCTGATAATCTGCGATCGCGGCGTTATGGATGCCAGTGCAT ACATATCAAAGGATAAGTGGGAAAAGATGATGGCGGGCAACAAGTGGAATCCCGTGGAAATGCGAGACAATCGCTACAACCAGATACTTCATCTGGTCTCCGCGGCCAACGGCGCCGAGGACTTTTACTCCACAGAG GACCACGCCTGCCGCTCGGAAGGCGTTGATTTGGCCAGGGAACTGGACTACAAGTCTGCGGCAGCCTGGGTCGGCCATCCCTACTTCGATGTGATCGACAACTCCACCAACTTCGAGGCCAAAATGAATCGCATGATTGAGTCAGTCTGCCAGAAAGTCGGCATAGACATTGGCGATCGTTTGCAGGCCACATCGCGCAAGCTGAAATATTTAG TTGCCCTTCTGCCGCCAGACAGCGAGTTTCCGCCCTTCCAGGACTTTGATGTGGTGCATCATTATCTGCAATCCGCCGGACCCAAGGTGCAGGCTCGCCTTCGCAAGCGCGGGCAGAAAAGCCACTGGAGCTACATCCACACGCAACGGCGTCCCAATGTCCACGGGCAGGCCCGCATTGAGGTGAAGACCCAGCTGACGCATCGCGACTACATGAACCTGCTGGCCCAGCGCGACGATGCCCACTTCACCATCTATAAGAAGCGCCGCTGCTTCCTGATCAACAACCAATATTTCCAGCTGGACATATACAAGGAGCCCGGCCACCCACG CTGCAAGGGATTGGTGCTGCTGGAAACGTATTCATCGCTCACGGGCGAAGCCCTGAAGAACTGCATGCCCAAGTTCCTGAATATTGTAAAGGAAGTGACCGGTGATCCGGACTACTCCATGTTTAACCTGTCCCTCAAGGAGGACTGGAGCACCACCAAGAAGTTCTGCCGGTCGGCGACGCACGGTAAGCAGGATCAGCAGCTGCCAGAGCCGCCGAAGCAGTATCACCCCTATGACGAGAACAGCGACTAG